The following are encoded together in the Nodosilinea sp. PGN35 genome:
- a CDS encoding GNAT family N-acetyltransferase, protein MQIDVITWYLEMLDPAQLRPKLSEHANLEIRQAEVPCPELSRFLYASVGGQWYWCDRLPWAYDRWLSYLNRPEVETWVAYQSGTPAGYIELEAQAEGSVEITCFGLLPQFIGQGLGGHLLTVGVQRAWARGTRRLWVHTCSLDGPYAYKNYESRGFTRYDTRVTRQDLPDTPPGPWPHSNSPAPP, encoded by the coding sequence ATGCAGATTGACGTGATCACCTGGTATTTAGAAATGCTCGATCCGGCCCAGCTGCGGCCCAAGCTCAGCGAGCATGCCAATCTAGAGATTCGCCAGGCCGAGGTGCCCTGCCCGGAGTTAAGCCGCTTTCTCTACGCCAGCGTGGGCGGTCAGTGGTACTGGTGCGATCGCCTCCCCTGGGCCTACGATCGCTGGCTGAGCTACCTCAACCGCCCCGAGGTCGAAACCTGGGTGGCCTACCAGTCGGGCACCCCAGCGGGCTATATCGAGCTAGAAGCACAGGCCGAGGGCAGCGTCGAAATCACCTGCTTTGGCCTGCTGCCCCAGTTCATTGGCCAGGGCTTGGGCGGCCACCTGCTGACGGTGGGCGTGCAGCGCGCCTGGGCCAGGGGCACCCGCCGCCTGTGGGTGCACACCTGTAGCCTCGACGGCCCCTACGCCTACAAAAACTACGAGTCGCGCGGGTTTACCCGCTACGATACCCGAGTTACCCGACAAGACCTGCCCGATACACCGCCTGGCCCCTGGCCCCACAGCAATTCTCCCGCACCGCCATGA
- a CDS encoding PhzF family phenazine biosynthesis protein: protein MAIPLVQVDAFTDLAYGGNPAAVCALPEARPDRWMQQVAQEMNLSETAFFYPEAEGYRLRWFTPTVEVDLCGHATLATSHVLWSEGHLGSEQPATFYTRSGVLTARRQGDWIELNFPANPSHPIGAPAGLAEALGAAPTAIAENSLGYLVELESAAVVRDLRPDFAALRRFPVHGVIVTSRGDAPYDFVSRFFAPAIGIDEDPVTGAAHCCLGPYWREKLGKTTFLAHQSSARGGVVKVQDEGDLGSEGLARRVRLSGQAVTVLRGELLH from the coding sequence ATGGCTATTCCGTTAGTTCAGGTGGATGCGTTTACCGACCTCGCCTACGGCGGCAACCCGGCGGCGGTGTGCGCCCTGCCCGAGGCCCGCCCCGACCGCTGGATGCAGCAGGTGGCCCAGGAGATGAATCTCTCAGAAACCGCCTTTTTTTACCCCGAGGCCGAGGGCTACCGGCTGCGCTGGTTTACCCCCACCGTGGAAGTTGATCTCTGCGGCCACGCCACCCTGGCCACCAGCCACGTGCTGTGGAGCGAAGGCCATCTCGGCAGCGAGCAGCCCGCCACCTTCTACACCCGCAGCGGCGTGCTCACCGCCCGCCGCCAGGGCGACTGGATTGAGCTCAACTTTCCGGCCAACCCGTCCCACCCCATCGGCGCGCCCGCCGGGTTGGCAGAGGCCCTGGGGGCGGCTCCCACGGCGATCGCAGAAAATTCCCTGGGGTATCTGGTGGAGCTCGAGTCGGCGGCGGTGGTGCGCGACCTGCGGCCCGACTTTGCCGCCCTCCGCCGGTTCCCCGTCCACGGCGTGATTGTCACCAGCCGGGGCGACGCCCCCTACGACTTTGTCTCTCGCTTTTTTGCCCCGGCCATCGGCATTGACGAAGACCCGGTTACCGGGGCAGCCCACTGTTGCCTCGGCCCCTACTGGCGCGAGAAGCTGGGCAAAACCACCTTTCTCGCCCACCAGTCGTCGGCCCGGGGGGGCGTGGTCAAGGTGCAGGACGAGGGCGATTTGGGCTCAGAGGGTCTGGCGCGTCGCGTTCGGCTCAGCGGTCAGGCGGTCACCGTTTTAAGGGGCGAACTGCTTCACTAA
- a CDS encoding FHA domain-containing protein produces MVSSHFFSADSEQRSSTAPKGQDDGAMRSAIPTEIASPPWLLDTLFRNLSYDLEQVADIIDPILTAQNHCYRTDWYVQGIVASDRAFLSTNINADRAIQVTLCGTRWLLGQSGRCAVAMAQPGIADCHAALNFDPLRGFFMTDLGSGGGTWVNGRRLAPAQRHYLQDGDLVKLGSLRFEFLQQRCDQSVWYDD; encoded by the coding sequence ATGGTTTCCTCCCACTTCTTTTCTGCCGACTCAGAACAGCGGTCTAGCACTGCCCCCAAAGGCCAAGACGACGGCGCGATGCGCAGCGCGATCCCGACGGAAATCGCCTCTCCCCCCTGGCTTTTAGACACTCTCTTTCGCAATCTGAGCTACGACCTAGAGCAGGTCGCCGACATCATTGACCCCATTCTGACGGCCCAAAACCACTGCTACCGTACCGATTGGTATGTGCAGGGCATTGTGGCCAGCGATCGCGCCTTCCTCAGCACCAATATCAATGCCGATCGCGCTATTCAGGTGACCCTGTGCGGCACCCGCTGGCTGCTGGGCCAGAGTGGGCGGTGCGCTGTGGCTATGGCCCAGCCTGGCATCGCCGACTGCCACGCGGCACTCAATTTTGACCCGCTGCGGGGGTTCTTTATGACCGACCTGGGCAGCGGTGGGGGCACCTGGGTGAATGGCCGCCGCCTGGCCCCGGCCCAGCGCCACTACCTACAAGACGGCGACCTGGTGAAGCTGGGCAGTCTGCGGTTTGAGTTTTTGCAGCAGCGCTGCGACCAGTCGGTCTGGTACGACGACTAA
- a CDS encoding 1-acyl-sn-glycerol-3-phosphate acyltransferase, translating to MVTPSTRAQPPLGFIPPALDRRVLALVRLGLPAWMRWREQIQRVEVVNADGLVQLFKEFNAGETRFLLAFRHPSPLDSFCLGHLLWYAVPQRAKALGVNLQHPVHAHFIYDRGIPLWAGPWVGRLYAKLGGTPIQRGKVDRQGLRSARHLLAHGQFPLAAAPEGGNNGHTEIVSPLEPGVAQLAFWCGEDIQSQSRSERVAIAPLGIAYRYITPPWRELDRWLARLEHETNLAPPPTPYPPGDTAAAAIEQRYRRLYSLGERLLTLIENYYRRVYRVVLPAVDQGDRPDPAPPTNALGDRLEALMNAALEVAETYFQLVPKGGTIDRCRRIEQAGWEHIFRQDVVGDPPLSAVELGLADREAEEAALRMWHMRLVESFVAVTGQYVRQRPSAERFAETVMILRDTVCLIQGENPFPRPKLGPQQAVLTVGEPISVSDRLGDYKANRKQAVAQLTTDLQTALEAMIAAAPSP from the coding sequence GTGGTCACCCCCTCCACCCGCGCCCAGCCGCCCCTGGGCTTTATACCCCCCGCGTTAGACCGTCGGGTACTGGCCCTGGTGCGGCTGGGCCTACCCGCCTGGATGCGCTGGCGCGAGCAGATTCAGCGGGTGGAGGTGGTCAACGCCGATGGGCTGGTGCAGCTATTTAAAGAGTTCAACGCTGGGGAAACTCGGTTTTTGCTGGCCTTTCGCCACCCCAGTCCCCTCGACTCGTTTTGCCTAGGGCATTTGCTGTGGTACGCCGTTCCCCAGCGGGCTAAAGCCCTAGGAGTAAATCTTCAGCATCCGGTTCACGCGCACTTTATCTACGATCGCGGCATTCCCCTGTGGGCGGGCCCTTGGGTAGGCAGGCTCTACGCCAAACTGGGGGGCACCCCCATTCAGCGCGGCAAGGTCGATCGCCAGGGGCTGCGATCGGCCCGCCACCTCTTGGCCCACGGCCAGTTTCCCCTTGCCGCTGCCCCGGAGGGGGGCAACAATGGGCACACCGAAATCGTCAGCCCCCTGGAGCCGGGCGTCGCCCAGCTGGCCTTTTGGTGTGGGGAAGATATCCAGAGCCAGAGTCGATCGGAGCGGGTGGCGATCGCCCCCCTGGGGATTGCCTACCGCTATATCACCCCGCCCTGGCGCGAGCTCGATCGCTGGCTGGCTCGCCTCGAGCACGAGACGAACCTGGCTCCCCCGCCGACCCCTTACCCCCCCGGCGACACCGCTGCTGCCGCCATTGAGCAGCGCTATCGACGGCTCTACAGCCTGGGAGAGCGTCTGCTTACCCTGATCGAAAACTACTACCGCCGGGTGTATCGAGTGGTGCTACCCGCCGTTGACCAGGGCGATCGCCCCGATCCTGCCCCTCCCACCAACGCTCTGGGCGATCGCCTCGAGGCTCTGATGAATGCGGCCCTAGAGGTGGCAGAAACCTACTTTCAGCTGGTGCCCAAGGGCGGCACCATCGACCGCTGCCGCCGCATCGAGCAAGCCGGATGGGAGCACATCTTCCGGCAGGATGTGGTCGGTGATCCGCCCCTGTCGGCGGTGGAACTGGGGCTGGCCGATCGCGAAGCCGAAGAAGCCGCCCTCCGCATGTGGCACATGCGCCTGGTGGAAAGCTTTGTCGCCGTCACCGGCCAGTACGTGCGCCAGCGCCCCTCCGCCGAGCGCTTTGCCGAAACCGTGATGATCTTGCGCGATACGGTGTGCTTGATCCAGGGCGAGAACCCCTTCCCGCGCCCTAAGCTGGGGCCGCAGCAGGCGGTGCTCACGGTGGGGGAGCCCATCTCAGTGAGCGATCGCCTCGGCGACTACAAAGCCAATCGCAAACAGGCCGTCGCCCAGCTCACCACCGACCTGCAAACGGCGCTAGAAGCCATGATTGCCGCTGCGCCTTCGCCGTAA
- a CDS encoding PLP-dependent aminotransferase family protein produces MPLSPIPLATHQVLYEQVADRLQRLITEGTLKPGDRLPSVRKLRAQLSVSTSTVMEAYRLLEDRGLIVVRPQSGYYVKQTSLQLPQEPAATAPPRQATDIDISLAFEVISLMRDPELIQLGAALPALEHLPLAQLNRLMGKVLRDNTHAAHSYGTPLGCPELRAEFAKRMLDAGCSVHPDQMVITNGANEAIYFCLQALTQPGDTVAIESPTYFAVLEALKCLGLKALTLPTHPRDGISLPHLEEALQTGNVKVVLLVSNFSNPLGSCMDDRQKKRLVDLLNQYDTPLIEDDVYGDLCFEGTRPKAIKAFDSENRVLYCASVSKTLSPGLRVGWCTGGRYHSKIARMKSILNQNTAIAPQLTVAAFLANGGYDRHLRHLRRIYQDQMVRMQQAIRAYFPAETCVTRPAGGHVLWLEMPEGFDSMRLYQEALGQGIAIAPGVMFSASGQCYGNCLRLNTAVPWAEPVEQAMQTLGLLAKKQLAEQLLRRDGVS; encoded by the coding sequence ATGCCCCTCTCCCCCATCCCCCTCGCCACGCACCAAGTTCTTTACGAACAAGTAGCCGATCGCCTCCAGCGGCTGATTACCGAGGGCACTCTCAAGCCGGGCGATCGCCTGCCCTCGGTACGCAAGCTGCGAGCCCAGCTGTCGGTCAGCACCTCTACGGTGATGGAAGCCTACCGTCTGCTCGAAGACCGGGGCCTAATTGTGGTGCGGCCTCAGTCGGGCTACTACGTCAAACAGACATCCCTGCAACTGCCCCAGGAGCCCGCCGCCACCGCGCCCCCCCGACAGGCCACCGACATTGATATCTCCCTGGCCTTTGAGGTGATCAGCCTGATGCGCGATCCGGAGCTGATTCAGCTGGGGGCGGCGCTGCCAGCCCTAGAACACCTGCCCCTCGCCCAGCTCAATCGGCTAATGGGCAAGGTGCTGCGAGACAACACCCATGCGGCCCACTCCTACGGCACGCCCCTGGGCTGCCCCGAGCTGCGGGCCGAGTTTGCCAAGCGTATGCTCGACGCGGGCTGCTCGGTGCACCCTGACCAGATGGTGATTACCAACGGGGCCAACGAGGCAATTTATTTCTGCCTGCAAGCGCTGACCCAGCCGGGCGATACCGTGGCGATCGAGTCGCCCACCTACTTCGCCGTGCTAGAGGCGCTGAAATGCCTCGGGCTCAAGGCGCTGACCCTGCCCACCCATCCCCGCGACGGCATTAGTCTGCCCCACCTCGAAGAAGCGCTGCAAACCGGCAATGTCAAAGTGGTGCTGCTGGTGTCGAATTTCAGTAACCCCCTGGGCAGCTGCATGGATGACCGCCAGAAAAAGCGCCTGGTCGATCTGCTCAATCAGTACGACACGCCGCTGATTGAAGACGATGTCTACGGCGATCTCTGCTTTGAGGGAACTCGCCCCAAGGCGATCAAAGCCTTTGATAGCGAAAACCGGGTGCTTTACTGCGCTTCGGTGAGCAAAACCCTGTCGCCGGGGCTGCGGGTGGGCTGGTGCACGGGGGGCCGATACCACAGCAAGATCGCGCGCATGAAGTCGATCCTCAATCAGAACACGGCGATCGCTCCCCAGCTGACGGTGGCGGCCTTTTTAGCCAATGGCGGTTACGATCGCCACCTGCGCCACCTGCGCCGCATCTACCAAGACCAAATGGTGCGTATGCAGCAGGCGATTCGCGCCTATTTCCCCGCCGAAACCTGCGTAACGCGCCCTGCCGGAGGCCATGTGCTGTGGCTGGAAATGCCCGAGGGCTTTGACTCAATGCGGTTGTATCAAGAGGCGCTGGGGCAGGGGATTGCGATCGCTCCCGGCGTCATGTTCTCGGCCTCGGGCCAGTGCTACGGCAACTGTCTGCGGCTGAACACAGCGGTGCCCTGGGCAGAGCCGGTGGAACAGGCGATGCAAACCCTGGGGCTGTTGGCCAAAAAGCAGCTGGCCGAACAGCTGCTCCGCAGGGATGGGGTTAGCTAG
- a CDS encoding TetR/AcrR family transcriptional regulator: MAAQRKSARQRLVDAAFQLFSSQGVGATTTRQVADLAEVNEVTLFRQFGSKHGLLAAVVTEAEVVTGPAPYFDRTTLGQAPADQALGEFLNACLETLDQLSELVRSVIGEAGQFSAEQSLAMGRGLQAIRDAIAEYLEALLGQGEPVALPPEEVASLVMALLLGYSAIDSTTNAMVEGDRASPPQPHGLWSSRTVFIDSVVSWLLSLRPPRLEGQDQSEPQPPGVNTAAWVDLPAPVVHQIMQAARKAGTQTYALVYVLLGAGVAAPEVPLLTRASAIYDSSQHILLVGPHHRQVPLNQWIMGKRYGTFVKNPLTRWLKSRSDASPAMFLGPDDKPITPLRVRQLWAEVTADIAAPLDTPLTVEQARATWCVEMLLRGLTRPDLSLLSGLSVEQLDPLAQKAQARSALAQALRLDQQPGSGSAPLNEPGA; encoded by the coding sequence ATGGCAGCTCAGCGCAAATCGGCTCGTCAGCGGCTTGTAGACGCCGCCTTTCAGCTTTTTTCCAGCCAGGGAGTGGGGGCGACCACGACCCGTCAGGTGGCCGATCTGGCCGAGGTGAACGAAGTCACGCTGTTTCGTCAGTTTGGCAGCAAGCATGGCTTGCTTGCGGCGGTTGTGACCGAGGCCGAGGTGGTGACTGGCCCGGCTCCCTATTTCGATCGCACCACCCTGGGGCAAGCCCCGGCTGACCAAGCCCTGGGGGAGTTTTTGAATGCTTGTCTAGAAACCCTAGATCAGCTCTCGGAACTGGTGCGATCGGTGATTGGGGAGGCGGGGCAGTTTTCTGCTGAGCAGAGCCTGGCGATGGGGCGGGGGCTGCAAGCCATTCGCGATGCGATCGCCGAGTACCTGGAGGCGCTTTTGGGCCAGGGAGAGCCCGTGGCGCTGCCCCCTGAGGAGGTGGCGAGTCTGGTGATGGCCCTGCTGCTCGGCTACTCGGCCATAGATAGCACCACCAACGCCATGGTTGAGGGCGATCGCGCCAGCCCGCCGCAACCGCACGGTCTGTGGTCTAGCCGAACGGTGTTTATCGACAGCGTGGTGAGCTGGCTGCTCAGCCTGCGCCCCCCCCGTTTGGAAGGCCAAGACCAATCTGAGCCTCAACCCCCTGGGGTGAACACAGCAGCCTGGGTCGATCTACCGGCTCCAGTCGTGCACCAGATTATGCAGGCGGCTCGCAAAGCTGGAACCCAGACCTACGCACTGGTGTACGTGCTGCTAGGGGCAGGCGTCGCCGCCCCAGAGGTGCCGCTCTTAACCCGCGCCAGTGCCATCTACGACAGCAGCCAGCACATTTTGCTGGTCGGCCCCCACCATCGCCAGGTGCCCCTAAACCAGTGGATTATGGGCAAGCGCTACGGCACCTTTGTTAAAAACCCCCTCACCCGCTGGCTCAAAAGCCGCAGCGATGCCTCCCCCGCTATGTTTTTGGGGCCAGACGACAAACCCATTACTCCCCTGAGAGTGCGACAGCTTTGGGCGGAGGTAACCGCCGATATTGCTGCGCCCCTAGATACTCCGTTAACCGTCGAGCAGGCCCGCGCCACCTGGTGTGTGGAGATGCTGCTGAGGGGGTTAACCCGCCCAGACCTGAGCTTGCTGAGCGGGCTATCGGTAGAGCAGCTCGACCCGCTGGCCCAAAAAGCCCAGGCGCGATCGGCCCTCGCCCAGGCCCTGCGCCTCGATCAACAGCCTGGTTCAGGCTCCGCCCCGCTCAACGAACCAGGGGCTTAA
- a CDS encoding acyl-CoA desaturase: protein MQRPPQQSPQRPGIAELDWTLVGFLVLVHGIALTAPWFFSWSALGVMLVLHWLFGSIGICLGYHRLLTHRSLQVPRWLEYVLATIGAMALQGGPMFWVAGHRQHHLYTEDAEKDPYAASRGFWWSHMLWLVYPRASVFNRERYRSYAPDIARDRYYNWLDKYFLLLQVPVAIALFALGGWPFVVYGVFARIVTLWHSTWLINSATHMWGKRRFHIDDNSGNLWWTALLTYGEGWHNNHHAFPNVAPAGWRWWEIDVTWYAILALEKLGLARRVVRPPAEAMAQARQ, encoded by the coding sequence ATGCAACGGCCCCCCCAACAGTCTCCCCAGCGGCCTGGCATCGCCGAGCTAGATTGGACTCTGGTGGGCTTTTTAGTTTTGGTGCACGGCATCGCCCTGACGGCCCCCTGGTTCTTTTCGTGGTCGGCCCTGGGCGTAATGCTGGTGCTGCACTGGTTATTTGGCAGCATTGGCATCTGCCTGGGCTACCACCGCCTGCTCACCCACCGCAGTTTGCAGGTGCCCCGCTGGCTCGAGTACGTGCTGGCCACCATCGGCGCGATGGCGCTCCAGGGCGGGCCGATGTTTTGGGTGGCTGGGCACCGCCAACACCACCTCTACACCGAAGATGCCGAAAAAGACCCCTACGCCGCCAGCCGTGGCTTTTGGTGGAGCCACATGCTGTGGCTGGTGTATCCGCGAGCGTCGGTGTTTAACCGCGAGAGGTACCGCAGCTATGCGCCGGATATTGCCCGCGATCGCTACTACAACTGGCTCGACAAGTATTTTTTGCTGCTGCAAGTGCCGGTTGCGATCGCCCTCTTTGCCCTGGGCGGCTGGCCGTTTGTGGTCTACGGCGTATTTGCCCGCATCGTCACCCTGTGGCACTCCACCTGGCTGATCAACTCGGCCACCCACATGTGGGGCAAGCGTCGCTTTCATATTGACGACAACTCCGGCAATCTCTGGTGGACGGCGCTGCTCACCTACGGCGAAGGCTGGCACAACAACCACCACGCCTTTCCCAACGTGGCCCCGGCGGGCTGGCGCTGGTGGGAAATTGATGTCACCTGGTATGCCATTCTCGCCCTGGAGAAACTGGGTCTGGCCCGGCGCGTGGTGCGCCCCCCGGCAGAGGCGATGGCCCAGGCCCGACAGTAG
- a CDS encoding YdcF family protein: protein MLELLRSVFGLYWPKLTWKLYYWFSNPKKVTLALLVVAVVAMVASKPKYRRRMVSASVALLVAYWFVLSPLFAVPATALLTSFVPPDTGESADAIVVLARTGWIQGDRYDTAVDMVAEGRSSNLLIMGRSQGGTVLKALDERNLSPNLMLSAVCVRTTKQEAESAAAALGAKGLNRVILITDTPHMLRAWLTFKGLGFSVIPHIEPLPTEVDSGERSLLAIREYLGLVSYAGLGRFQGESPQTLPAVAREVAKDFPADRCFMTAEQLRQAFMLS from the coding sequence ATGCTAGAGCTACTTCGGAGTGTATTTGGTCTCTATTGGCCAAAGTTGACCTGGAAACTGTACTACTGGTTTTCTAACCCCAAAAAGGTGACGCTGGCGCTGCTGGTGGTTGCGGTGGTGGCGATGGTGGCCAGTAAGCCTAAATACCGACGGCGCATGGTCTCTGCCAGTGTGGCGCTGTTGGTTGCCTACTGGTTTGTGCTATCGCCGCTGTTTGCGGTGCCAGCGACTGCTCTGCTGACCAGCTTTGTGCCGCCCGACACAGGGGAGTCTGCCGATGCCATTGTGGTGCTGGCGCGCACTGGCTGGATTCAGGGCGATCGCTACGACACGGCTGTAGATATGGTGGCCGAGGGGCGATCGTCCAATCTGCTGATTATGGGACGCTCCCAGGGAGGGACGGTGCTCAAAGCCCTGGACGAGCGCAACCTCTCACCCAACCTGATGCTCAGCGCTGTCTGTGTCAGAACCACTAAGCAAGAGGCCGAGTCCGCCGCTGCTGCCCTGGGGGCAAAGGGATTAAACCGCGTGATTTTAATTACCGATACCCCCCACATGCTGCGGGCCTGGCTTACGTTTAAGGGGTTGGGATTTTCTGTCATTCCCCACATTGAGCCGCTGCCGACTGAGGTGGACAGTGGGGAGCGATCGCTGCTCGCCATTCGCGAGTATTTGGGCCTGGTGAGCTATGCTGGCCTCGGGCGTTTTCAAGGGGAGTCGCCCCAGACTCTGCCCGCCGTGGCCCGCGAGGTGGCTAAGGACTTTCCCGCCGATCGCTGTTTTATGACCGCTGAGCAGCTGCGGCAGGCGTTTATGCTGAGTTGA
- a CDS encoding bifunctional aminoglycoside phosphotransferase/ATP-binding protein encodes MAVSALPDLIQQMCEPGFYPHPVAAPVRLLQTHVSYVLLTGDYAYKVKKPVNFGFLDYSTLEKRRHFCQEELRLNQRGAGPLYLEVVTIGQAADSYQLGSGTPVEYAVKMVQFPQDTLLSALYDRGELTDSLMQDLAVAVADFHRGAETNDHIRSFGTVEQIRQAFDENYEQTLGYIGGPQTQAQFDETKAYTDQFFVAHADLFERRMAQNWIRACHGDLHLNNICRWRDQLYLFDCIEFNEPFRYVDVMYDVGFVVMDLLSKDCAALATVFLNHYIERTGDWEGVQLLPLYISRQAYVRAKVTSFLLGDPSVDEATKRKATETAAGYYRLAWSVCQPRRGAVYFMAGLSGSGKSTTARQLAGQIQAIHLRSDAVRKHLAGVPLDQRGDDSLYTPAMTERTYDRLLTLGIALAQAGYPVILDAKYDRNRLRQSAIERVQAVALPLSILHCTAPPEVLEQRVRDRAGDIADATVTVLHRQHMEPFTEVEQPLVQTIDTTQAVPQQIAAIVGA; translated from the coding sequence ATGGCGGTTTCTGCGCTTCCTGATTTAATTCAGCAAATGTGTGAGCCCGGGTTTTACCCCCACCCGGTGGCCGCACCCGTGCGGCTGCTGCAAACCCACGTCTCCTACGTGCTGCTGACCGGCGACTACGCCTATAAGGTGAAAAAGCCGGTGAACTTTGGCTTTTTGGACTATTCCACCCTAGAGAAGCGCCGCCACTTCTGCCAGGAAGAACTGCGGCTAAACCAGCGGGGAGCCGGGCCGCTGTACCTGGAGGTGGTCACCATCGGGCAAGCGGCAGACAGCTATCAGCTGGGCAGCGGTACGCCCGTAGAATACGCCGTCAAGATGGTGCAGTTTCCCCAAGATACGCTGCTCAGCGCCCTCTACGATCGCGGCGAACTCACCGATTCCCTAATGCAGGATCTGGCGGTGGCGGTGGCGGATTTTCACCGGGGGGCCGAAACCAATGACCACATTCGCAGCTTTGGCACCGTCGAGCAGATTCGCCAGGCCTTCGACGAAAACTACGAGCAGACCCTGGGCTACATCGGTGGTCCTCAGACCCAGGCCCAGTTCGACGAGACCAAGGCCTACACCGATCAGTTCTTTGTCGCCCACGCCGACCTATTTGAGCGACGGATGGCCCAAAACTGGATTCGCGCCTGCCACGGCGACCTGCACCTGAACAATATTTGCCGCTGGCGCGACCAACTCTATCTATTTGACTGCATCGAGTTCAACGAGCCCTTTCGCTACGTCGATGTGATGTACGACGTGGGCTTTGTGGTGATGGATCTGCTGTCGAAGGACTGCGCCGCCCTGGCCACAGTGTTTTTGAATCACTACATCGAGCGCACTGGCGACTGGGAAGGGGTGCAGCTACTGCCCCTGTACATCAGCCGCCAGGCCTACGTGCGGGCCAAGGTGACCTCATTTTTGCTCGGCGACCCGTCGGTGGATGAGGCGACCAAGCGCAAGGCGACCGAGACGGCAGCTGGGTACTACCGCCTGGCCTGGTCGGTGTGCCAGCCCCGCCGGGGTGCGGTTTACTTCATGGCCGGGCTGTCGGGGTCGGGCAAGTCTACCACCGCCCGGCAGCTGGCCGGTCAGATTCAGGCCATTCACCTGCGCAGCGATGCGGTGCGCAAACACCTGGCGGGGGTGCCCCTCGACCAGCGCGGGGACGACAGCCTGTACACCCCAGCGATGACGGAGAGAACCTACGATCGCCTCCTCACCCTGGGCATTGCCCTGGCCCAGGCGGGGTACCCGGTGATTCTCGATGCCAAGTACGATCGCAACCGCCTGCGCCAGAGCGCGATTGAGCGGGTGCAGGCCGTGGCGCTACCCCTGAGCATTCTGCACTGCACAGCTCCCCCGGAAGTGCTGGAGCAGCGGGTGCGCGATCGCGCGGGGGACATTGCTGACGCCACCGTGACGGTGCTCCACCGCCAGCACATGGAGCCCTTTACCGAGGTAGAGCAGCCCCTGGTACAGACGATCGACACCACCCAGGCAGTGCCCCAGCAAATAGCCGCTATAGTAGGGGCATAG
- the dprA gene encoding DNA-processing protein DprA: MAERAYWLAWAQAYGLGPILLKRLCSHFGQLSAAWHADGADLLAVEGIGLGLGSKLVEYRQRVSPGELLARYEQQHPNFWTPADAEYPALLYEITDPPPLLFYRGQTELARALPVMPSVGMVGTRHPSDYGQKWTRRLTQQLAAHDVMVVSGLAKGVDRCAHQQTLDSGGLTIAVLGTGVDQIYPLGNRDLHDRIAHHGLLLSEHPNGTPPDRAHFPRRNRIIAGLSRAVVVTEAPARSGALITAQLANDYGRDVFALPGSLDNPNSAGCLELINQGAQLILNDMTLIAALGQMPQLSQGQPPGEARAEKGDSRSDPSRNRPATTPPVPELSAAMAQVLAAITDEPTALDALVQQLAQPTGEVLATLVQLELMGLITQLPGMRYQRG; encoded by the coding sequence ATGGCAGAACGAGCGTACTGGCTGGCCTGGGCCCAGGCCTATGGCCTCGGGCCAATTTTGTTAAAGCGTCTGTGCAGCCACTTTGGCCAGCTGTCTGCGGCCTGGCATGCCGACGGAGCCGACCTGCTGGCGGTGGAAGGCATTGGCCTGGGGCTGGGTTCTAAACTGGTGGAGTATCGGCAGAGGGTTTCCCCAGGGGAGCTGCTGGCCCGTTACGAGCAGCAGCACCCCAACTTCTGGACCCCAGCGGACGCCGAGTACCCGGCCCTGCTCTACGAAATCACCGACCCGCCGCCGCTGCTGTTTTATCGAGGTCAGACGGAGCTGGCCAGGGCGCTGCCGGTGATGCCCTCGGTGGGCATGGTGGGAACGCGCCACCCCTCCGACTACGGCCAGAAGTGGACGCGTCGCCTCACTCAACAGCTGGCGGCTCACGACGTGATGGTGGTGTCGGGATTGGCCAAGGGGGTCGATCGCTGCGCCCACCAGCAAACCCTAGACAGCGGCGGCCTCACCATTGCGGTGCTGGGGACAGGGGTCGATCAGATCTATCCCCTGGGCAACCGCGATCTGCACGATCGCATTGCCCACCACGGGCTCTTGCTCAGCGAGCACCCCAACGGCACCCCGCCCGATCGGGCCCACTTTCCGCGCCGCAACCGGATCATTGCCGGGCTCAGCCGGGCGGTAGTGGTGACCGAGGCCCCGGCGCGATCGGGGGCACTGATTACGGCCCAGCTGGCCAACGACTATGGCCGCGATGTGTTTGCCCTGCCGGGATCCCTCGACAACCCCAACAGCGCGGGCTGTCTGGAGCTGATCAACCAGGGGGCCCAGCTGATTTTAAACGACATGACGCTGATCGCCGCCCTGGGGCAGATGCCCCAGCTCAGCCAGGGTCAACCACCAGGGGAGGCCAGGGCAGAAAAGGGCGATTCGCGAAGCGATCCGTCCCGGAATCGCCCGGCAACAACTCCTCCGGTGCCCGAGCTCTCGGCGGCGATGGCCCAGGTGCTGGCCGCCATCACCGATGAACCCACCGCCCTCGACGCTCTGGTACAGCAGCTGGCCCAGCCCACGGGCGAAGTGCTAGCCACCCTGGTGCAGCTAGAGCTGATGGGGCTCATCACCCAGCTGCCGGGCATGCGCTACCAGCGTGGTTAG